The nucleotide sequence caagttgattaagacttatggcgaccctatgaatcctttttggatgtattcatgggttttcatggtaagaggtattcagaggtggtttcccattgccttcctctaagcctacggcacccagtagtcccaggcggtctcccatccaagtactaaccaggcctgaccctgcttagcttccgagatcagaagAGATTGGGAGCGTTCAGGGTACTATGGCCGTAGCAATTCAATTTTATGAGTTGTCTAATACAAAACATTCTCTAGGCAACATTGGATGTCAACGTAAGGCAGAGATGGGGAGggtgtgtccctccagatgttgctggactaccattcctatcatctctggccattggccatagtgGCTTggcctgatgagagttggagtccaagaacatctgcagggccacaggttcctcatccttcaCACAGGGTGCTGAGCTATCTCATGTTTGGACAATTTCCAAAGGAAAAAATGGGACAACCGGATGTGATTTTAAAGATACTCTTGGATATAAGCCCCTTGAACCTACCCTGATAAAAAtgctctcacctgctgctcttcctgcttcttgtcctctgcctggctcaggaggaaaatttctgccagggccactgcctgggaagtggtctccgctccacattccctcacccagcttgCCATCTCCGGGggaaggacagccaggaactgctccaggatcacagGTCCAGGATCTGGCTCTTTGTGTGTCGCTCTGGCCTGAGCCACTGATGGCAGAGATggtggagtcggctgcaagcCTCTCGGGGGCCCTCAGCTTCCTGGTAGTGGAACTGCCTGAAGCATTGGTGCTGTGTATCTGAGCTGAGGGTGTCCTCTTTACCCAGGATCTTCCGCATGGTTCTTTCCCAGAATTCCCCTCGGCTCCCAGCTTGGAGGGCACCAAAGCCAATTAAATCTGGCTCTTCCATCTTTGATGTAGGCTTCAAAGCAACCTCCAATGTGCCAAGGAACCTCCTGGACTTGCTCACAGGCTTTCTCCAGGCACAAACCACCCAAACTGGTGAGGCCGCCACAGCCTGCAAAGCCCACGAGATATTCTGACCTGTGAATACACATTCCAGGTTGGAAAGTAGTTTACAGTCAAATTCCAGCTAACAAGCGGATCCTCTTCCTATAGGTAAGGCAGGGAAATGCCCCAAGATCAGTGAAAACCCAGAGGCTGGGGAAGGGGTCTTTTTTCCTCTGAAGGGTCATTTCATTTAATTGCCCTATTGCTCCCCACAAGACATCCCTCAAGCGAtttaacaattaaaaaatcaacaatttaaaaaatacatcaaaactaTTCAAATTAAATGACAgatgactgggataaaaatctccacttaaaaggctttttgaaattgGAAGGTCTGAAAAAGGACcttttctcagcccaagggccacattctcctctgggcaacctcctgggggccacatgccagtggtgtgcaGAGTCAGAGGCAAAGGTGTGCAGAGCATCCAAtgtaaattctatttttgtacccTAAGCTAGTTTCTAGATACACACCTCTTCACCCCCCATCctggcatgatcagagttccaaGACACATCCCGGCCAGGCAACAACATCCCTGTGAAGCAGGGTCAGTGTGGGATGTGCTCTGGGGAGGGACTTGGAGGTCTGCATTTGGCCCGAGGTTCCTCACCTTTGGTTTAaatcatccttccccaacctggtgccattcagatgttgctggactagaactcccaccatttctgaccattggccctgctggctggtgttgatgagagttggagtccagcaacatctggagggccacaggttccccaccccaggtcTCAATCTACCCACAGTGATGGGGCAGACtgacttggcagagaaaaagaagggataaCTTAGGAAGCAACCTTACATCAAGTTGGGCTGTTGGCCTGTCTCAGTGGtggaccttggacagttccttggaagttcggactaaaacctgaagtggattccgctccccccccccccggcatggagccacagccaccactggctcatctagctcaattTCATCTAAAGCAGCTGCGAGGAGCCTTTGGTGAACCACAAATGCCACTATCCCCAGTCATTGTGCATtgtctgtgcttgctggggccgatgggagttctagttcagcatcatctggagggccaaaagtttgtttatttatttattatatttatatctcaccttcccTCCgagcagctcaaggtggcatacaaacacggttctccccctcccaatttgatCCTCGTAACACCCGTGAGATGGGTTAGGTTGAGAGAGTTAGAGTTAGgcaagtggcccaaggtcacccagggaaccCACTCCTGGTCTACGCTTCCTGGCtgacagccgctctccagggtttcagacaggggaaactgccagccctccctggagatgccgctggggattgagcctaggacctcctgcatgcaaagcagatgctctaccattgagctacagcccttcctccaggaagacaggaggctgccttatactgagtcaaaccattggtccatctagctcagtactacctgcaccgactggcagcagctctccacggttatagacaccagccttccccagccttacgtggagatgatggggatgggacctgggaccttctgcgtgcaaagcagacgctctgcccagaagctatggcccttctgatCCCTTCCAAGGACTGTACTGGGAACACCACAGCGTTGTGGGGGAACCTGGAATCAGCCAGCTGCATGGGACATCTCCCTTTCAGGGAAAGCTCAGCACCCCTCCTCCCATCAGCAGCTGCCTTTTGCCTCCCTGGCTCTGATCTGAGGTTAGGAGACTCCATCTGAGGACACACATTTTCCTGTCTTTTCCACTAATCCTCCATTGCAGTCTTGCCTCCCTCTGCATCCATCAGTCAGTGAGAACTCACCAGACTCCCCCTGGATGGAAAAGACAAAGGGCTACTCCCCCCTCCCTCTAGAGAAAGAGGCGGGGCAGGAAGCCACTGTCACACTCCACGCACACTCTCCCTTCTTCCCAGACAGCCCAGTCTCTCCCTTTAACCCTTAGACTGAACCTCGCTAGGAAAGCTAAGGGAAGAAGGCATTCATTACCTTGGCTGGCGTTCAAGCAATGCCTCAAGCATCAAGGCATTTATAGTCAAGCTCTCGCTCCCAATTCAGCAAGCTGGATTCGGCCATCtctggttgcttccagacaacccgGTTATtgcgcattcatcctgatttgccagCACAAAGTTTACGGGGTGGGTAGGCGACGTTGGCTCTTTATTAAACATTTGTTCTCATTTATTCGCCGGGAGGTTAAACAATGGATGTCGGATCAACCAGTTGTTAGGCGAAAGATTCACACGGTCTGAAGAGAAAGCAGAGGACTGTGATGCATTCTTTTTTGGGTTGAAGTCGTCCtccattttaattttgtattggtGAAATCGtgtacttttaaattgtactcctgtaggttaaggtgttagactacgacctgggagaccagggttcgagtccccacgtagccatgaagctcactggatgaccttggaccagtcactgcctctcagcctcatgaaaaccctattcatagggtgctataagtcggaatcgacttgaaggcagtacatttacagttAGTATGAGGATTAACAACAGGACCACAAAAGTGATCTTCGCAAGTCTTTACGGTCGCTAAGATACTTTCAAGCCTGGGAGGCTAAACACCCACCATCTATTACACAATCGTCTGAagacctcactgccctggctgGGTTGGAATATATTTCTTACAGACATCAGCGTCGTGTGGATACCATTCTTCAGGCACCAAACACCTTACTCTTCGCTCAGGCAtttggcccttgatgtgtgcTGTTCTAGTTACTCCTTTTTGCTATTTGGTGGGTGTTAGGTTTTTACTGATTTATTATGTATGGCTTTTAACATACAGTACTAATGAATTTTATTGATAAATGTGTGCATGTTTTCATTCTGTTGTAAGTCGCCAAAAACCATTTGCTATTAGGTGACTAaccaatgaaataataaaataatgataataatacacacttcctctccattctccatctaagcaaccaagaggcattactACAATTCAGAGACGCATTCCAGAAAGGCAAAAGTACTTGAGGAGCGCAAAGAGAGCctcgggagagtcccaagggccggctaggccttgagggccacatttgggcccctggcctgaggttcccttctCCTGCTTTGTGTTGTGGTACATATGTCAGGTCCAAGCAGAAAGACTCACACATAGTTATGTTTATTAATAAACAGAACTTCCTTACGGACAAACTTCGGCTACAATAGTTAGGTCTACAGACTCCCAGTGAGTGCAGAGTGCAACAGATATCAAGCTGAAAGGCAAGAAATCTAACAGGATACAGGTAGGTGCTCCATGAGAAaggaaaaataatttttaaactttttttaaaaaaatgaatgatcaGAGGGATCATCACCTCACCCCtacagacacaaacacacacactctttaaACAGATTGTTTCAACAATCATTTTAACATGAAGTAATAATCCAGGATCAATGCATTTTCTGTTTTCCTCCATTCCTCTCCTCTCCAGCTCCCAAAACACATTTTAGGCATTTCTGACGAGTACCTTgaccaataaaaatattaatgccAGGACACAGTAGCACAAACAATATCAATCGCAGTATGCAATTCCTTTCTAAGTTTTACCAGGGCAGCAGCATTTGGTCAATTAACCAGTTAGATTAAGATGCGCTCCTGGTACATAGGGCATCATAAGTTGAGAGACACCAGTCTGAATCCAGACTAAATTACCTGAACTTAGGTCCTGTTGAAATCAGTGTGAATGGGAGTTCATCATGACTTAAATCCTACTGCTTTCAGTGGGAACGTTTTCCCAGAGGGTAGCTGTGTTACaaaaatcttgtggcaccttgaagactaatCTTTCATAGaggagtagcctcttgtctataGGAACTTGTACCATAATAAAAATGTGTTAGGCTTGGGAAGgcaccacaagactctttgctgaTTTCAATACAACACACATAATGCAGCCACCCCTCTGGATATGAATACGATGAACCAGATTAAGATGTTATGTATTAACTTCATGAAGAAACTTTCCCAGATAAATGGGAACTAAGTGCAATAATATAAtttacagtgcaagcctatgcatacctacacagaagtaagtccctctCATTTTAGTGGGGCTCACTGCCGGGTAAGTATCTATAGGACTGCAATCTTAGCCTAGATCAAGGTTGGGGAATGAGTGGCTCTCTAGATCTTGccggacttcaactcccatcagcctcagctgccagcattggcaatgggagctgtagtccagcaacacctattgtttattatttacttattaaatgtatatcctgacctttctcccagaaagagcccaaggtggccaacaaaaacactaaaaaccattataaaaatttaaaaagcaaaagactttcaaacatatcaaaacaaaacacatttaaaaacatattaaaacaaagtatcttttaaaaaaactttttaaaaaagctttaaaaacatctcaaaaagtaattccaacacagacgcagaatggAGGCTCACacattccccacctctggtctagATTGAACCCATCGTAACTACCTTTCATTTTTAAAGTACTTAATGCCCCACCTTACAAGAGGGGGGTGTTTCTCCTTCTCATACACACAAAAGTCTTTTCTATGATGGTGCCTGGCGTTCACACACATTTGtgtcacaataaaaacaaaaagcgTACCCCTCTGTCCTTAGAACTGTTTTTCCTCTTATGCAAACATACACAGGACTTGACAATTAAAACCGATCTGATGAATGAACTATGGACTTCTTCCACTGAGCGATACCCCTGCTTATCACACTTGCTAAGCGGTAGCCTAACGTGAGCATTTTAAATGTTCTCAAATGGAACATTTAACACAGCAGTCCCCAAGCTGTAGCCCTCcaaaggttgctggactacaattcctatcttccctgaccattggtcctgctggctggggcggatgggagtcGGGAGTCCAACAACGCTTGGAAGATatgaggttggggaaagctgccttaACAGAAATGGCTGGTGAAGGGTGGCTGCCAAGCCAAGAGTGGGGAATGTCTGTGGCCTTCAAGGTGTTGTCAGACTACtccacaactcccagcagcttgCAGAGCCAGTGGTCACGGAAGTTGGGAgtcccaataacatctggagggccattggtTCCAAATCCCTGTGCTAAATTTTTCTGGGCCTGGAATAGCTTCGGTCGCAGCTAAACCCAAACTAGAACTGTACCAAAAGAAATGTCACGGGATGACTCTCTTCTTTTGTTTCCTTCCCTTGTGAGATAAGGTGGATTCTCTGGTATGGCTTCACTTCAATGTGGGTCTTTGTCTTTCCTTCACGGTCCCGTAAAAAGCTAGCTCAAGACAAAGGTTTTCCCGGAGCGTCCCATCTGCGGCTTCTCAGTGCCGTGATTCCTCCGGTGCCTGATCAAGTGCGACTTGCTAATGAAACCCTTCTCGCACACGGCGCACTTGTACGGCTTCTCCCCCGTGTGGGTCCTCCCGTGCGCCAGGAGGTTGGACGTGCTACTGAAGCTCTTCCCGCAGGCGCAGCACTTGTAGGGCTTCTCCCCCGTGTGGGTCCGTTCGTGGAGGATCAGGTGGGAGCTCTGgatgaagctcttcccacagtaGGAGCATTCGTAGGGCTTCTCCCCCGTGTGGGTCCTCTCGTGCGTGACCAGGTGCGACCTGCGGCTGAAGGTCTTCCCACAGTAAGAGCACTGGTAGGGTTTCCCCACAGTGTGGACCTGCTGATGCCTCAGAAGGTGCTCTGGGCAACCAAGGCCTGCCCCGTCCTCGCAATGATCGGTTGGCTCCTGGATTTTAACTTGTTCGTATTTTATGAACCCCAAGTCCTGTTCAAAGCTTTGCATGGCTGCTTGGGGCTGCTGCAGCGGACCTTCATCAAGAGACTTCTCGCTAGCCTCGCAGGAAACAGATTCCCCCACCCTATTCCTTGGGTGGCTCTCTCGTCGCCTCTTTGGTTCGCTCTGATCCTCAGAGGATTCGCCCTCTTTGCAAGTCCTGGCAATGGTTTCCATTCCTCTTCTCTGGGACAGTTCTACTTCCTCATGGCTTTCCTGGGGGCAGCTCTGCCCGTCGCACACCTCCACTTGCATGTAATCTGtcaaaattatttaaaagaaagaaaataatgttGGATGCAATTCAAACCTGAAAGATGGCCTGCCTCTGTAAAGACCTGTAAGATAGCTTACATCATGCATAgacatttgctgttgttgtttctgtACTGGGGAACTTATTATTAATTTTACTTATcactacatttatataccacctttactcctaggagctcaaggtgacatacaggaATGATTCTCCCTCTCCCGATTtaatcctcacaaaaaccctgtgaggtaggttaggctgagagacagtgactgggcccaaggtcacccagtgagcttcatggctgagcggggatttgaaccctcatcttCTGGGTTCCAGTCcgacactctgaccactatactacactggctctGCCCTTCCCCCTGCCATATGTGAAAGAGCTTCAGACGTCTTTCAAAtatataataggcaaaaaacccttgcggtttaagaacgtatctatagccaacagatatttctatcaaactttaaaaagcagggaaattgggcagctatagcgaatgcaccaggggagcaggagacctgacctcctctctgagatattggactgccctacaaatttgtcaaaatgcaaacacaatttgggttggtctatcacagtccaatccacttcctgtgtagcttggaagaatgtggtaacacgtgcctctgagccaCTCTGCTGAAAGAACAACTTTTAACTCCTCTCCTTGAAATCTTTTCTGCAGTGAAGAAACTGTGCCCAAGTTTGCTtttatttccttctccctcccaaccCCTTTCCCTTTTGTATCATGCCTTTTTGATTGTAAACCTGAGATTTGGCATCAGCCTTACCTTGTAGGCTCACCTCTCCAGAGTCCCCCTCCTGCTTTGTCTCCCTGTACTGCTGCCTCTGACCCGTGTCAGTCAGAACCTGTGCTGGTTCAGAGAACCTGGAGGCTGCCTCCTCAAACGATGCTGGTATCTAGAACAACACCCAAGATTCCTTGTTCAACTGCACTGCCATTTTGCTGGATGGGGGAACCACAGCTCAATGGCAAGAGGGCATGCTTTGCAAtacagaaagtctcaggttccaTCTCCAGCATATCCAGttgtattattaattattattattatttcttaaaaatgaacccaaggcaacttacaataaaaaaatattaaaaccaatataaagcgaacacaaataaaaagttttttaaaaggatcAGGGTGAGCAGGGTAACGGGACAGGCACCTGAGAGCTGCTGCTTGTTACCTAGCAGCAGCTATTCCATCTGACtacagcagagggagagaaggggagcagggccactccatcagctctgctaAGGCAGAAGCATCACTGGGCTCCACTGTCAACTCTTCCTAGCAGTAGATATTCCATCAGGCAGTAgcagagggggagaaggggagcaaggccactccatcagctctgctaAGGCAGAAGCATCACTGGGCTCCACTGTCAACTCTTCCTAGCAGTAGATATTCCATCAGGCAGTAgcagagggggagaaggggagcagggccactccatcagctctgctaAGGCAGAAGCATCACTGGGCTCCACTGTCAACTCTTCCTAGCAGTAGATATTCCATCAGGCAGTAgcagagggggagaaggggagcagggccactccatcagctctgctaAGGCAGAAGCATCACTGGGCTCCACTGTCAACTCTTCCTAGCAGTAGATATTCCATCAGGCAGTAgcagagggggagaaggggagcaGGGCCACTCCCTCAGCTCTGCTAAGGCAGAAGCTCCACTGGGCTCCTCCCTCAACTGTCACCTAGCAGCAGCTATTCCATCAGGCTATAACAAAAGGAGAGATGGGAAGCAAGACTACTAAATCGTGTCTGTTGAAAGACCAGATCCTTTTGGTTCCTGCTCTCTGTCAAATGTCTCCATCCCAGCTGGTCCTTATAAGAACTCAAACATGAGTTGACGAACTTTCTTTCAACGTAGGAAGCCACCTCATACTAAGACCACTGCTCCATCTAgcttcagtattgtcttcactgactggcagtggctctctaggatttcagacaggattctcccctagccccacctggagatgccaaggatccaacctgggacattttgcatgccaagcagatgctctctaTAGCCCTTCTTTCTTCATATTTGCAaaataacaaatatttattttataaatatatatataaacacacacatatatacacgaTACAGGAAAAGTGGGCAAGGGACTCCCTTTTCTGACCCTTTGAAGGGCAGAGATATCCTCACCCCACATTCTGTCCCTCTACGCAGCCCACAGAACTCACGACACAAACAGGCTCACCTGCTTTTCCTGCCTTTTGGCGTCTTGCTGCCTCAGCAAGAATTCCtcggccagggccaccgcctgggagcAAGTCTCAGGCCCGGCCTCCCTCAGCCAGCTCTGGATCTCCGGCGGGAGGATGGtgaggaactgctccaggatcaacAGCTCCAAGATCTGCTCCTTGGAGTGCCTTGTGACTTTGAGCCACCGATGGCAAACGTCCCGGAGGTGGCTGTAAGCCCCTCTTGGCCCTTCGGCCTCCTGATAGCAGAAATGCCTGAAGTGGTGGCACCACCTCTCCTGGGCCAGGGCATCCTGCCGCAAAATGGCCGCTTTCACTTTCCCATAATCCTGTCTGTCTTGGACATCCAGCCTGCTGAAGACCAGCTCGGCTTCTCCACAGAGGGCCGGCAGGAGTCGGGCCGCCCACTCTTCCTTGGGCCACCGGCAGGCTTTGGCCACTTGCTCAAAGGAGGCCAGGAAGCCCTTGGCATCCTCCCATGGGGTGGGCTCTTCTGTCAGAGGTGGGATCGCCCAGTGTGCGTGGGGGGACTCCATTGTCTTCAAGAACTCTTGCCACTGGGCCTCCCAGTGCTGAAGCAGCCCCTCCTctggctcctgtttcactttttcTCCTGGTTTGCTTGGTAGGAAGTCCCCAATCCTCTCAAGTTGGGTGGCCGGCAGGGCTGTCCCTTCTCCTACTAATTCCTTCCGCAGGACAGGCCCGCCTTTGTCTTGCGCCTCTGTTTTCATGCCTGAGGATGCCCGCTGCTTAAGTGCAGCCTGGCCCTGGAAGTCTGGTTGGTTCCTCTGATCTCCATCCATATCCTCTCTTTGTTCCTCTACCGGCCTGCAGGAGCCCAGCCGTAGGCCCTCTGGGATAGCAGAGGTTTAACAGCAGAGCATTAGGCTTTCTCCCTCAGTCTTCTAGCCTGTCAAGGATTATGAGGATAATTAATCCATTTATAGTCCACTTAACGCCAAAACAGGCTTTGAAGTAGTTTACAAAGCAGAAAACTAGTTACCCAAAAATTCAGGTGCAAAcctccacaattaaaatacaccat is from Rhineura floridana isolate rRhiFlo1 chromosome 3, rRhiFlo1.hap2, whole genome shotgun sequence and encodes:
- the LOC133381439 gene encoding zinc finger and SCAN domain-containing protein 31-like, which gives rise to MDGDQRNQPDFQGQAALKQRASSGMKTEAQDKGGPVLRKELVGEGTALPATQLERIGDFLPSKPGEKVKQEPEEGLLQHWEAQWQEFLKTMESPHAHWAIPPLTEEPTPWEDAKGFLASFEQVAKACRWPKEEWAARLLPALCGEAELVFSRLDVQDRQDYGKVKAAILRQDALAQERWCHHFRHFCYQEAEGPRGAYSHLRDVCHRWLKVTRHSKEQILELLILEQFLTILPPEIQSWLREAGPETCSQAVALAEEFLLRQQDAKRQEKQIPASFEEAASRFSEPAQVLTDTGQRQQYRETKQEGDSGEVSLQDYMQVEVCDGQSCPQESHEEVELSQRRGMETIARTCKEGESSEDQSEPKRRRESHPRNRVGESVSCEASEKSLDEGPLQQPQAAMQSFEQDLGFIKYEQVKIQEPTDHCEDGAGLGCPEHLLRHQQVHTVGKPYQCSYCGKTFSRRSHLVTHERTHTGEKPYECSYCGKSFIQSSHLILHERTHTGEKPYKCCACGKSFSSTSNLLAHGRTHTGEKPYKCAVCEKGFISKSHLIRHRRNHGTEKPQMGRSGKTFVLS